Proteins encoded together in one Vitis vinifera cultivar Pinot Noir 40024 chromosome 4, ASM3070453v1 window:
- the LOC100245781 gene encoding guanine nucleotide-binding protein subunit gamma 2 isoform X2, with product MMDSQPSLPSSSSSPPSPPPSSPPRGRGGGEGGGGKRGAAASSPPINFLGRHRMAAAISQLHHQIDVIKEELEQLETLGESSIACRETQGPVDMSWERWFRGAHESKSHKRWI from the exons ATGATGGACTCCCAACCATCATTGCCTTCATCGTCATCGTCGCCGCCGTCTCCGCCGCCTTCTTCTCCTCCTAGAGGACGGGGAGGGggagaaggaggaggaggaaaaAGAGGAGCGGCAGCATCTTCTCCGCCAATTAATTTCCTTGGGAGGCATCGAATGGCAGCAGCAATATCCCAACTCCATCATCAGATCGACGTCATCAAG GAAGAGCTGGAACAGCTTGAAACGCTTGGTGAATCCTCCATAGCTTGCAGAGA GACTCAGGGACCGGTGGATATGAGTTGGGAGCGGTGGTTCCGAGGAGCCCATGAGTCCAAAAGTCACAAAAGGTGGATTTAA
- the LOC100259355 gene encoding ubiquitin carboxyl-terminal hydrolase 26: protein MSRPSTRSSKNKRHRADDNAATTCQIYRKIHSTGEVTKDDANQLYMIWKPICQGCRVNTKDNPNCFCGLIPPPNGSRKSGLWQKMSDVVLALGPDPFKDLRASSEYSPAGLTNLGATCYANSILQCLYMNKTFRRGLFSVEPGLLKQYPVLDQLARLFAQLHASKLAFIDSAPFIKTLELDNGVQQDSHEFLTLLLSLLERCLSHSQVSRARTIVQDLFRGSVSHVTTCSKCGKDSEASSNMEDFYELELNVKGLKSLDESLNDYLSVEELHGDNQYFCESCGTRVDATRSIKLRTLPYVLNFQLKRCVFLPKTTTKKKITSAFCFPGELDMRERLSEPSDLELIYDLSAVLIHKGTTVNSGHYIAHIKDENTGQWWEFDDEHVSNLGHHPFGEGSSSSAAKPVQTEPSVHLSSTEPMNGVINGNHINIGQLQSSECSIVSGSQTYSSGDAYMLMYNLRRTTKSGEVRQTVSGANHMEIEGDIIYSDNDAALPAHLYEEIKELNASYLDACQQYKSKKERELDCITERRQEVRSVLSEGPVLSLEDPYFWISTDWLRLWADNITPPVLDNTPIQCLHGKVPVSKVGSMKRLSSKAWNMLFSKYGGGPALSNDDYCINCLVEGASTMVSADNYRDRRKVMKELADAVHSGKCLDGNLYYVSKSWFQQWARRKIIDSPCDADAGPTASIRCPHGKLMPEQAPGAKRLLVPENLWLFFCESANTVKPDDTLGCSVFPSDVEPCATCSMELTEVASIEDTLREFKLKQRQNHEKIALGKGFALSSHCKYYLLPSSWLSTWRSYINANGKNVSSSVQPEMLDSVIDMMKCGKHSRLLERPLELICKRGTIFQRFSATDGLTIITKDDWKFFCEEWGCTEEMGISAEIEFSNCVANNLAGSCEEMPIIEEHMSPHDEVNEEIESRQPVIKTSPEVCEVCIGERESCELMQKLNYCNEDIRVCFVRGKEAPKSILEASGTISEPDRRISKRSRKTNFGNSINLKVSGSTSIYQLKMMIWESFGVIKENQILHKGSTVIDGETSTLADMNIFPGDLLWVKDSEIHEYRDIADELSDHKMEVQQAEEGFRGTLLTSNISSQVV, encoded by the exons ATGAGTCGACCGAGTACGCGCAGCAGCAAGAATAAAAGACATCGGGCGGACGACAATGCTGCAACTACTTGCCAAATATACAG GAAAATTCATTCGACGGGGGAGGTGACCAAGGACGATGCGAATCAGTTGTATATGATTTGGAAGCCTATTTGTCAAGGTTGTCGAGTGAATACAAAAGATAACCCCAACTGTTTTTGTGGTCTCATTCCGCCTCCCAATGGAAGCCGAAAGTCCGGGTTATGGCAGAAAATGTCCGACGTGGTTCTGGCACTCGGTCCTGATCCTTTCAAGGATCTCCGAGCTTCGTCGGAGTATTCCCCCGCGGGCCTCACCAACCTTGGCGCCACTTGCTACGCCAACAGCATTCTCCAATGCCTGTACATGAACAAGACTTTCAGACGAGGTCTTTTCTCTGTTGAACCGGGTCTTTTGAAACAATATCCAGTTCTTGATCAACTTGCCAGGCTTTTTGCACAGCTGCACGCCAGTAAACTGGCTTTTATAGACTCTGCTCCCTTTATTAAAACGCTAGAGTTAGATAATGGCGTTCAACAGGATAGCCATGAGTTTCTTACCTTACTTCTTTCTTTGCTTGAGCGATGTCTCAGCCATTCTCAAGTTTCAAGAGCCAGAACCATTGTTCAGGACCTTTTCCGAGGAAGTGTGTCGCATGTCACCAC GTGCTCAAAATGCGGAAAAGATTCTGAAGCTTCCTCGAATATGGAAGATTTTTATGAACTGGAGTTGAATGTCAAGGGTTTGAAAAGTTTAGACGAGAGTTTAAATGATTACCTTAGTGTGGAAGAGCTTCATGGAGATAACCAATATTTTTGTGAGTCATGTGGAACAAGAGTTGACGCCACCCGTAGCATTAAGTTACGCACACTGCCTTATGTCCTTAATTTCCAGCTCAAGCGCTGTGTTTTCCTTCCAAAG ACTAcaacaaagaagaaaatcaCTTCTGCATTCTGTTTTCCTGGAGAATTGGATATGAGAGAGAGGCTATCTGAACCTTCTGATTTGGAACTAATATATGACTTGTCAGCTGTGCTGATTCACAAGGGGACTACTGTGAACAGTGGCCATTACATAGCTCATATTAAGGATGAGAATACAGGGCAATGGTGGGAATTTGATGATGAGCATGTCTCAAACCTGGGTCATCACCCATTTGGAGAGGGGTCTTCAAGTTCTGCTGCTAAACCTGTTCAAACTGAGCCATCTGTTCATCTGTCTTCCACTGAACCGATGAATGGTGTCATAAATggaaatcatataaatattggTCAGCTACAATCTTCAGAATGTAGTATTGTTAGTGGTTCACAGACATACTCATCTGGTGATGCATACATGTTGATGTATAATCTTAGGCGTACCACCAAGAGTGGTGAAGTTAGACAAACTGTATCTGGTGCCAACCATATGGAAATAGAAGGAGATATAATTTATTCAGACAATGATGCTGCTCTTCCAGCTCATCTTTATGAAGAGATAAAAGAACTAAATGCCTCGTATCTTGATGCTTGTCAACAATACAAATCAAAGAAGGAAAGAGAGTTGGATTGTATCACAGAACGGAGGCAGGAAGTGCGATCGGTTCTTTCTGAAGGCCCTGTTCTATCACTTGAGGATCcatatttttggatttctaCAGACTGGCTTCGCCTGTGGGCTGACAACATCACTCCACC TGTTCTTGACAACACCCCTATCCAGTGCTTGCATGGAAAAGTCCCAGTATCAAAAGTTGGTTCCATGAAGCGCTTGTCATCTAAAGCTTGGAACATGTTGTTCTCTAAG TATGGAGGGGGACCTGCACTGTCAAATGATGACTACTGCATCAATTGCCTTGTGGAAGGGGCTAGCACTATGGTTTCTGCTGATAACTATAGGGATCGGCGAAAAGTAATGAAAGAACTTGCTGATGCAGTACACTCAGGGAAGTGTCTAGATGGAAATTTGTACTATGTTTCAAAATCATG GTTCCAACAGTGGGCACGCAGAAAAATCATTGACTCACCATGCGATGCTGATGCAGGACCAACAGCTTCAATTAGATGCCCTCATGGGAAACTTATGCCTGAGCAAGCTCCTGGTGCTAAGCGTTTGCTGGTTCCTGAAAATCTCTGGCTCTTCTTCTGTGAAAGTGCTAACACAGTCAAACCTGATGATACCTTGGGCTGTTCAGTTTTTCCTTCAGATGTGGAACCATGTGCTACATGCAGTATGGAGCTTACGGAAGTGGCAAGCATAGAAGATACACTAAG AGAATTCAAGCTCAAACAGCGTCAGAATCATGAAAAAATAGCATTGGGAAAAGGTTTTGCACTTTCTTCACATTGCAAGTATTATTTGCTGCCCTCTTCATGGCTGTCAACATGGAGAAGCTACATCAATGCAAATGGAAAGAATGTTTCATCATCAGTGCAACCTGAAATGTTAGATAGTGTCATTGATATGATGAAATGTGGAAAA CATTCAAGGCTTCTGGAAAGACCTCTTGAACTGATTTGCAAACGTGGCACGATTTTCCAAAGGTTTTCTGCT ACAGATGGGTTAACAATCATAACTAAGGATGATTGGAAATTCTTCTGTGAGGAGTGGGGCTGTACTGAAGAGATGGGCATCTCCGCTGAAATTGAGTTCAGTAACTGTGTGGCAAATAATTTAGCTGGGTCCTGCGAAGAAATGCCAATTATTGAGGAGCATATGAGTCCTCATGATGAAGTGAATGAGGAAATTGAGTCTAGACAACCTGTGATTAAGACTTCTCCTGAG GTATGTGAGGTTTGCATTGGAGAAAGAGAAAGCTGTGAGTTAATGCAAAAACTTAACTATTGCAACGAGGATATACGTGTCTGCTTTGTACGTGGTAAGGAAGCTCCTAAATCAATTTTAGAAGCATCTGGGACCATTTCTGAGCCAGATCGCCGAATCTCTAAGCGCTCTCGAAagacaaattttggaaattCGATAAATCTGAAAGTTTCTGGGTCCACATCAATCTACCAGTTAAAAATGATGATATGGGAATCCTTTGGG GTAATTAAGGAAAACCAGATACTTCACAAGGGTTCTACAGTAATTGATGGTGAAACTTCCACTCTTGCTGACATGAATATATTTCCTGGAGATCTTCTTTGGGTGAAAGATTCAGAGATCCATGAGTATCGGGATATTGCAG ATGAGCTCTCTGACCATAAAATGGAGGTGCAACAGGCTGAGGAAGGGTTCCGGGGAACGCTTTTGACATCAAATATCTCGTCCCAGGTTGTCTAA
- the LOC100245781 gene encoding guanine nucleotide-binding protein subunit gamma 2 isoform X1, giving the protein MMDSQPSLPSSSSSPPSPPPSSPPRGRGGGEGGGGKRGAAASSPPINFLGRHRMAAAISQLHHQIDVIKEELEQLETLGESSIACRELFSSVESIPDPLLPTTQGPVDMSWERWFRGAHESKSHKRWI; this is encoded by the exons ATGATGGACTCCCAACCATCATTGCCTTCATCGTCATCGTCGCCGCCGTCTCCGCCGCCTTCTTCTCCTCCTAGAGGACGGGGAGGGggagaaggaggaggaggaaaaAGAGGAGCGGCAGCATCTTCTCCGCCAATTAATTTCCTTGGGAGGCATCGAATGGCAGCAGCAATATCCCAACTCCATCATCAGATCGACGTCATCAAG GAAGAGCTGGAACAGCTTGAAACGCTTGGTGAATCCTCCATAGCTTGCAGAGA ACTCTTTTCAAGCGTTGAATCCATACCCGATCCTTTGCTCCCCAC GACTCAGGGACCGGTGGATATGAGTTGGGAGCGGTGGTTCCGAGGAGCCCATGAGTCCAAAAGTCACAAAAGGTGGATTTAA
- the LOC100264531 gene encoding uncharacterized protein LOC100264531 yields the protein MAAPKLSLLASLSPPPKFHFHWTRILCGSPTHSSLFLRNATTITKINKKKKKQRNGKGGIVTAKPESLAEKLKKRTRSDREFDKEQAMVYGGTATHVPVMLGEVLEVFSSFSSSSSSSPLRSFVDCTLGAAGHSSAIIQAHPELELYVGMDVDPIAHEKAQARIRSLCGDSSHLKAHTFMRNFKNIKSVLREVDEELLSSGVDGILMDLGMSSMQVNNAERGFSVLANGPLDMRMDPQASLTAEDILNSWPDTEVGRILREYGEESNWRSLQNKIVKARLFGGLHSTGELVDLIRKTTPRTRGGRQGWIKTATRVFQALRIAVNDELKTLEDSLYACFECLTPGGRLAVISFHSLEDRIVKQTFLDIINSNGEDESGEGGGQEGCGKDLRNIRNDNDEKEAWIKQMVQGWNGTILTKRPITPSEEEERLNRRSRSAKLRVIQKG from the exons ATGGCAGCACCCAAGTTGAGTTTGTTGGCCTCATTATCACCACCACCCAAATTCCATTTCCACTGGACTCGTATTCTCTGTGGAAGCCCCACCCACTCCTCACTTTTTCTCAGAAATGCTACCACCATCACTAAAAttaacaagaagaagaagaagcagcgCAATGGTAAGGGTGGGATTGTTACTGCCAAGCCAGAATCACTGGCAGAGAAGCTGAAGAAGAGGACCCGTTCCGATAGAGAGTTTGATAAGGAGCAAGCTATGGTCTACGGAGGCACTGCCACCCATGTCCCAGTTATGCTTGGTGAAGTTCTCGAGGTCTTCTCCTCTttttcttcgtcttcttcttcatccccGCTGCGTTCCTTCGTCGACTGTACCCTAGGTGCTGCTGGGCATTCTTCCGCT ATTATTCAGGCTCATCCTGAATTGGAACTATATGTTGGAATGGATGTTGATCCTATAGCACATGAAAAGGCTCAAGCTCGGATCCGTTCTCTGTGTGGCGATTCTTCTCACTTGAAAGCACATACCTTTATGAggaatttcaaaaatatcaaatcCGTGCTTAGAGAGGTTGATGAGGAACTCTTAAGTTCTGGGGTTGATGGGATCTTAATGGACTTGGGAATGTCATCCATGCAG GTGAATAATGCTGAAAGAGGGTTCAGTGTGCTTGCTAATGGACCTCTTGATATGCGAATGGATCCTCAA GCAAGTCTGACAGCAGAAGACATATTGAATTCTTGGCCTGATACTGAAGTCGGGCGAATCCTGAGGGAGTATGGGGAGGAAAGCAACTGGCGCTCTCTTCAGAACAAGATTGTTAAGGCCCGTCTGTTCGGTGGGTTGCATTCTACTGGTGAATTGGTGGATCTTATTCGCAAGACAACACCCAGAACAAGAG GTGGGAGACAAGGGTGGATAAAGACTGCAACCCGGGTGTTTCAAGCTTTGAGGATAGCTGTTAATGATGAACTCAAGACGCTGGAGGATTCCCTCTATGCTTGTTTCGAATGCCTCACCCCTGGGGGCAGACTTGCTGTCATTTCCTTCCACAGTTTGGAGGACAGGATTGTGAAACAGACTTTTCTGGACATCATCAACAGCAATGGGGAAGATGAGAGTGGAGAAGGGGGTGGGCAAGAGGGATGTGGGAAAGATTTGAGAAACATCAGAAATGACAATGATGAAAAAGAAGCATGGATTAAACAGATGGTACAAGGGTGGAATGGAACAATCCTCACAAAAAGACCGATCACACCAtctgaagaggaagagagattgaatcGTCGGAGCCGGAGCGCTAAGCTCAGGGTGATCCAGAAAGGTTGA